CTCCTTATGCCACATAAAACGGCAAGATACAGGGAATGGCGTAGTCTACTTGAACCCCTTTTGGTAATTCGATTGATTGTTGCCGTAAACTTGCCCGATGAGTGAACACTTGGATCCACTCCAGCGAAGGCAACGAGTTTTTTAGGATGATTAAACCGATCGATTTCACCAATCTCAGAGATAATCGTTGCAGCGATTTTTTCTCCGATTCCCGGAATCGATTGGATGATCTTGTATTCTTCCACTTCATTTGCCAAGGTCACGATACGATCTTCCAAATCAGAAAGATGACCTTGGTAATGAAAAAGCAGCTCAATATACATACGCAGATTAATTAAGTGACTTTCATACACGACTTTTTTAAATGGATTTCGAGATGCGGAGTCCATTATTTTTTTTGCTTTTTCCCTTGCCCATTGCCCAGATCGGCTAGGACAGAACTCCATAACACTCCCTACCAATTTACTTTCTCCAGCTGTTAATATGGACTCAGAAGTGGGATATTCCTTTAACATCAATAAAGAAACCTTTGAATATAGATCTCCAAAAACTTTCCGGTATTCAGGAAACACTTGATCTAAAATGGTGTGAAAATGAAGTTTAGCTTCCACATACATATTTGTTACAATCTCCTGTTGACTTGACAAATTCCGAAGGTTCAAGAGTTGAATCCCTCTATTTCTATGAGGTTCAAAATCTTCTTTGTAATAAAGTACACACAACTGATACGCATCGATTGCGTCTGTTTTTACCTTACGTAAACTAGACTTTTTTGCCTGATAAGAAATAATAGGATTTAGTAAGATATATAGAATCCCGTGTTCCTCCATGTATTGAACAACAGGCGAATGATAATGCCCCGTAGATTCTAATATGACCATAGGCATTTGCCCGGTCACCTCTTCAATCTCTTTTAAAAAGCCTATAAAGTGATCTAAGTCTTCACTTGTATGCCTCATTGAAAAGCTTTTTCCATACGGTTTTGATTTATCTAAAAACGCCTGAACTTGGCTTTCTCCCTTTGCTACATCCAGACCAACTACTGGATTCATCGTCCTCTCCTCCACCAATTACTAACCAGTACCCTTAGACCTCCATGTAGTGTCATAGCTTCGCTTGTTATACGAGATCTACGTCCCAACCAGCCTCAAACATGTTTCTACAAGTAGGGGGCGGACAGTTTAGTTGACGGGATCAATGCCCCACGCACCCGTACGTCCTACCCTGGCTACTGATATAATAGATTCTATTAAAAAAAGGTCAACCAGTAAAAACTGGTTAACCTTATAATACGATCGCCCCCGTTAGTTCAGTAACTTTTCAAAATTTAATTCTGCAAGTAACTCATAAATAAAATCATTTTTATTTTCTACACCTAATAAGTAGTCAGAAACTTTTAGCATATAAGCACAACAGATATTGAAATATTCTAGACTATCCTCTTTTAAACTATTCTCCTTTTTTAAAACTAACAATTCCTTATATGCTCTATTAATAAACAGTGCAGTACCTTTGTTATTATTGGCTATATAAAGACCAATAGAATTATTTATATAAGAAAAAAATCGATAATAAATGCTGTTTCTTCTCAGAAAACTATCTGGTAATACGCTTTTTGAGTTTAGCTTTTTTATTAACTCGTCTATCGATTCAGTCATTGATAGCACTCCTTCATAATTCATTAAAGGACTTCTCATAGATATTCACATTAATCAAAGTTCAACAAGGGTGAACAATCTTCCTGCTTATGGAACTAGACTGCCCCTTTTGTTGAAGAAAAAAACAGCAGGCTAAGTAGCCCGGCTGTTCAAGTAATGCGTCCGTTTGCTAATAAGAAAAGCCCGTTGCTTTGTCTGTCTATTTTACATAACCTTTAGGGTAGTTATTTCTTTTACTAAAAGACTACGTTAAAATCTGAAAGATATCTCAGCTTCTTTGGATCCATCCCCAGCCCTGTTCAGAAGTCTATGTCCTTTAAGCCAAACTGCCACTCCGGTCCCCCACAATATCAGGGCTGAGCCAAAACCGACAGATGTCCACCATACCATAAATTGATGCTTCTCCGTGTTTACTATTACAGGTAAAGTAAGCAGTGTGATTGCCGAAAGCAAACAAAGGAGTGAACCCGATATATAATAGATCTTGACCTGAAAAAGGTATGCTAGAGGAAGGAAATGTGCACCCACAATAAGAGCCATCACAGGGACAAACAAATCCAAGTGATTTGTAGACCCACAAATTGCGGCGTCGGCAGCAATAAACACACCCTCTAAACCAAAAATAATGCCGAACCACCTATTCTTTCGTTTCCAACGATGGAAATCCCCTTCCCCCATCTCGTTTGATAACCTTTTTGACTTCACTATCAATACGATTCCTCCAATAAGCAGTATAACGCCAATCAACAAGGAAAAGATCAACAGCCAGAGAAATCCCCAACCCTGCAGTCCCCTTATTCCAATTCCTGACCACAGAGTACCAAAAAATGCCATGAAGATAACTCCAGAAGCTGTTCCACGTATAGCAACTCTAGGAATAATGGTTTGCGACATATCATGAATCCTCCTCTTTCAATTTCATTCTAAAAGGCTAAAGATACCTGCTACTACGATAAATTTTACCATAATAAAGATAATGATTAAATGGTCCAATAAAGGAAGGACGCCTTCATGTTCAAGAAAGGCGCCCTTTAATGGAATAACTTAGTCCTAAAATCACTTAATGGTTATATAACAAAACCAGCTAATAGGATGTCAATATCTTTCTCTAAAAATTACATTTCCCTTATGTTATACTATTTTTGGCCATGCCAAATAACCCTCCAAAACCCCTTTGGAAGGATTTTTCTCTGTTTCACAAAACCGGTAATTAACCTAAATCAAGGAACTCTTCTTTTCTCTTCAATAAAGCGTAAATCCAATGAAGAAGTTTATTAATGCACCCGTTACTTGAATAAGCAAAAACTATTTTTCACTCACTTGGACTATATAATTGGTTATGCCATTGTTGCAAAATATCCGTAATACTTTTTCTCAACTCTGAATACTCACCTTTATGCAACAGTCGGAAATATAATCCTCTCAAGAAAGTTATAACATTTGACTTCTTCCAGAAAAAATTCAAACTATATCCTTCTTTCCTTTTTAAATCCTGAAGAGTATCTGAGACTTCTAAAATCCAATTTCCCAATTCATTTTGTGTAATACCTTTGCCAATAAGTGCTTCCAATACAAATATTAGTCTTTCTTCCTCATCATCAACAAAAGGTGTTTTAGTTGTTGTCTCTTTAAATAAACATAGTTTAATTACTTCAAGACATTCAAAAAATAAACCATTATTAAAACTGGGATGTCTGACAGCCTCAGCTAATAAATCAGCTCCGTGTGCAATACTATGTGCCCACCCTTTTCCTTCCACATAGCCACGAACATCTTTTTCAAGATTTAAATACTTAATACTTCCCTCGATTGTCTTTAAAACAATCTCCTCTGGTAGAAATGGTCTTTGCCTATCTTTTTGTAGGATTAGTCCAATAACCAAAGCGGAGAAAGAACGAGTAAAGACTAAATCACTTTCCCTTTCTTCAATACCCAAAAACAAATTTTTTCGGCATACTTCGATTATATGTTCCATTTGATTGTCAGTTAAATAGTCCTCCACAATCAATTTCCCATATGTATTAAAAATCAGTGTATCTCTCAACTCAGGGTCAATTGAGCCTATATTATCCAACATTCTTTCAATAAGATTATTTAAGTCATCATGTTTTAAAACTGTATCAAAATCTATTGCTTTTAGCTCTGATTTTAGCATCAATACCATCACCACTTTTTTAATTTATTAAATCCTTATTGAATTAACCTGCCCCGTTACTTGAATAAGAAAAAAAGGTGACCTTCATTATTGAAGTATCGCCCCCGTTACTTTAAGTATAATATTTCACAAACTCTGTTACGATTTTAAAAAAATCGCTTCTTTTTTTTGTTAAATAATGCTAAAATTTCGGCATAAGATAAATTAGGAATGGGGAGATTATATGAGATTAAAAAAAATCACATTCTTTTTGATTATTTTATCCAGTGTTTTAAATATAATTTTCTCGAATTTTCTGCATCAAGGGGTAATAGGGATTAGCTCAGCTATTGTATGCTTGTTGATTGCTGCGGCAACAATGGAAACAAAGGATAAAAAGAATTCGGTAAAAGAAAAGTAAAAAAAGTGCTCAAAAAATTAACGGGTTCCGTTAACTGTCGCAAACATCATAAAATGCACCCTAAAATGTCCAGCAAATTGTATGCCAATTTGTTGGACATTTTTTATTGATATAAAGCGATTTCCGTAATTAATTCTTATTAATTTGTAGCCCAATTTGCATATGAAAATGCAAGGGTACAACAGCCAGTGCCTTACAAATATACTCGCATTTTAATGTGCAAAATAATATACAATTATGTCCTCTAATTAATTAGCTAAGAACCAAAAAAACGTTCCATCTGTTTGTTTTGAACTTGTAAGAATTACTTACAGTTTCAACTCTTCGGATTTACCGAAAAGTTCGAATAAGCCCTTGTGAAATAAGGTTATCATATATTTTTTTACAGTAACTTACTGCATATAACTTAATGTGCAGTGGATTTCTAAAAAGAAAAAAATAAAAATTGTTAAAAAGCATACGTGTGTAAAGGTAATTGAAATGTAATTTAACCAAACAAAAAGAGGCTGGGACAAAACCCACCTCTGAGATGAAAAAGCCGGTGGAATTTTACGATAAGTAAAATTTCACCGGCTTTGATTATTTTCCAATAAAAATAAGGGCCACTTCTGATAAAATAAAGTTACCACACCAAATTTCATCCGAAAGAAGGGTCCTTATGTTCAAAAATTATATCATGAATCAATTAGTTTTGCCTTTAGATTTAGAAGTAAAATTACAAAATAATGATATTGCCTACCATGTCCATCATTTAGTTGAAAGTATCCCTCATGAAGCGTTCGAACCATTTCTTCGAAATGAGGGTTGCCCAGCCTATCATCCACGCATGATGCTTAAAATTATCTTATGTGCCTACACACAATCTGTCTTTTCAGGGCGTAAAATTGAAGCCTTATTAAAAGATAGTATCCGTATGATGTGGCTGGCTCAAGGACATGAACCAAGCTACCGCACAATAAACCGATTCCGTGTTCAATCAGAAGTGAAAGATTTAATCCGCCAATGTTTCGTCCAATTCCGTTGCCAATTGATTGAAGAAAAACTTATCGATCAAGAAGCGGTTTTTATCGATGGCACAAAGATTGAAGCGAATGCGAATAAATTTACGTTTGTCTGGAAGAAATCGGTTGAGAAATATCATCAAAGTTTAATTGAAAAGTCAAATCAGCTATACAATGAACTACTTGAGAACGAAATCATACCTGAAATTAAATGTGAAAGCGATGAACAGTTATCATTGGAAGAGATCGCTCAATTGGTTAAAAAAGTGGACGATGTCGTAACCGAGTATGATAAACAAATTGAAGTATCGACAGACGTTCTAGAACGAAAAGCCTTAAGAAGTGAACGTAAATACCCGAAACAAGTGCGTAAACAGTTGATTGATTTTGTCTTACGAAAACAGAAATACCAACAAGACTTTGAAATATTTGGCACACGTAATAGCTATTCTAAAACAGATCCGGATGCGACATTTATGCGAATGAAAGATGATTATATGCAAAACGGACAATTGAAGGCAGGTTACAATGTACAAATCGCAACGGAAGGTCAATACGCGCTTGCCTATAGTTTATTTTCAAACCCAACAGATACACGTACGTTAATTCCATTTCTAGATGAGATCGAGCAGCATTATTTCGAGTTACCGAAACACATTGTCGCAGATGCAGGTTATGGTAGTGAACAAAACTATAATGATATCCTTTCGAACAGAAAACGAGAAGCACTTATTACGTATAACATGTATTTGAAAGAACAAAAGAAAAAGTATAAACAAAACACATTTAATCCCGACAATTGGCAGTATAATGAAGAAACAGATACATATACATGTCCCAATCAGAAACTTCTTAAATTTCAATATTATTCTATACGTAATGACCGTACAGACTTCCAACGGAAGTTCAAAATCTATGAGTGCGAAGACTGTTCAGGATGCCCGTTCCGTTCATCATGTACAAAAGCAAAAGAAGGAAACAATCGAAAACTAATGGTGAATGAAAAATGGGAACAGCAAAAAGAATATGTAAGAGAGAAGCTTTCAGAAGAGAAAACGAGTGCCATCTATCGAAAACGCAAAATCGATGTGGAACCAGTTTTTGGATTCTTGAAGGCTAATTTGCGCTTCTCTCGGTTTTCTGTACGAGGAAAATCGAAAGTAGAAAACGAAATGGGCCTAGCGTTAATGGCAGTGAATTTAAGAAAATTCACTGCCAACAACTAAGGTAATAGAAGAATTAACACCCCAAAATAGATAAAGGTGAATTTGAGTAAGCTCAAATTCACCTTTCTTACTATTTGAAGCTAGTTATGTCCCAGCCTCAAATAAATATACATTTTGACATACAAATTCAAGTGTAAATTCCAGTTTTGTGATAGGAAACGGAAACCCGTTATCAAAAAATGGGCTTTTTTTATTGTTTGAAATTGGACGTAAGGTATTATTTGTGGTTATACATAAATGATCTTTATGTATAAGGAATATTCCTTCTTCCACTAACCTGACTGTTAGTGAAGAAGCGTTCCTTTTTATTACAGAAACGCACCCTTTAGTTAAAGTGGAAATCTATTATTTTTCTTTTAACTGTTTTAGTAATTCAATTATTTCTTTATTTTGCTCACTTGTTTTTCTTAGCTTCACTTCAATCGAAAAGCATGTAATAACTATCGCAATAACGCCAATTGTTATAATAAATTCCATTCAAATACTCCTCTCACTCAAGCTACTAATTCACCATAAAAATTCCAATCCCCTTCTTGAATTAACCTGCTTCGTTACTTGAATAAAGAATTTGATTAAGGAGTAACCTACCCCTTTTTAGTTGGCATTTGTCAGCCACCTTCAATGCAAGTTTCCGAAGAACTTCCAACAGCATAATTTAATTCTTGAAGAAGAAAGGAAAGATGTTGGTTTCTAACTAATGTTTCCAAAGTTTGTTTCATAATTGGGACATTATATTTTTTGAAAATATCTACTGTAACTTCCCAAACCTCAATAATTGCTTCTGAAGACATATTTGATTGGATGACCAATTTTAACATCCTCCTTTTTATTAAATTCTTGTATTTGTTGAAGTGATGCTTATAAAAAAACAACAGCGAGTAATAGACCTTTACATAACAAAAAGTCACCAATCAAATCGAAATTATCAAACAAAAACAAGAATTTACTTTTCTACACCAAATCAAATGCTTTAAGTTCAATGATTTAAAATTCTTTGATTTTCCTACTTTTTCAGCTCAAACCACCTTTATATCATTGACAAGCATTTACTAAATTGATGGGTTAAAATGGTGCTGTAAAAATTTTGATATTTTTGGAGAGTAATATTATACTTTTAGATTTAATGTCAATACAAGAGCTTGAAGAGACAATTGAATTATTAAGGCAAAAGCTTTTTGGAACTGCATCTTCCAAAGGTTTTTCTGATGAAAGGACAATCATTATTAGCCAGAGCCTTGATTTGTATATAACAAGATATAACAAGTTGATGTGTAGTAAATGTAAAGCATTATAAAATGTTCGTATTGAGAACAATTACTTTCTATCCCATTCTCCTCCACAATCAGGGCATTTCCATTTAACAGTCCTATCCTTCACAACGTCGTATATCCCAATTTTTCTTGTAAAGTGAGTCGCTCCATATGATTCCTGTTGCCCTTGTATTGTTTCTCCCTGGAGATTTGCGTTAAAATATGGAGCAAATTTCCTTACTATTATCCATTTCAACTCCTCCTTAATCCATCTCTATTTTATTAAAGCTACCCGTCACTTTTCAATGAACCAGCAGTAACCTCACCAGTAAAATGAAATAAAATAACTTGATGTTTTATGCTACTGATAAAACTATATATACCAGTTGTGCTATTAAGCTTCACATCAAATCCTGTTTCCTCTTTAACTTTTCTACAAGCTGAATGATGAATGTCTTCACCATATTCAATGTGTCCACTCGGAAAGTTCCATTTATCAATAGCAGTTGGTTTATTTTCTCTAATTATTAACACTTCATCATCTCTGAATATTGATACACTAACTACTAAAATAATCTTATCTTGAGCCATTCTTTTTATCCTAAATTATTTTATTTTATGTTTCTTTCTCTATTTAACTCCTGATTACCTTCTTCTCTCACTCCTGAACCGTTAGTGGAACAACAGAAAAAAGCTCTCCCCTTATTGAAGGAAAGCCCCCGTTAGTGAAAAATCTTCCTTTTATTCATCGGAATTTTCATCTTGTCGTTTTGTTCGTAAATAATAAATATAAATTACTGGCACAAGACCACAAATAAATAATATTCCACCCATAATTACCCCATCAATTAAAGTAAATCCATCAGTAAATGCTACAAACAATCCGACAACAGCAGAAATAATTACTAATACAAACAGCGAAATACTAAGGCTCTTTCTCGGGGATTTTGCATTACTTTCATGGTCTGCACTAATACTCATTGATAAATATGATGAAATAACAGTTGTTATCATGAATACAAGCCATAATGTATTTTCTCTCATGCCATCTAACCCTTTTGTAACTAAGTCATATCCTAAAATTCCAAGAATACCAACTGTTTGAATAATATACGCGATGCGGATGTTTTTTAAATTTTTCAAAATTAAACGTTCATCTTTAATTTTTTTCATTTTTCATCACTCTCCTTTTCTATCCAAAATATTTCATCTAATGTTTTATTAACTGTATAACAAATATCAAGACACAACTTTAAGGTTGGATTATATTTTCCTTTTTCAATTAAACTAATTGTTTGGCGAGTGACACCTATCTTTTCTGCAAGTTGTTGCTGTGTTAAATTTACTTGAATACGAGCAATCTTAATTTTATTTTCCAAATGATGTAATCCCCTCCTCAAAATCATCGTAACATATATATTGCATAATTCAATATATATATTGCATTAATTGCAAAATCATTCTTCAACTATTCTGATCCTTAGTTCAATAAAAAATAAGGTTGCCGCAGCAACCTATTGTTCCACAATATGTACCCGATAGCTCAAGAACATTCCTTCAAATATTTTATTTACGTCCTATATACAAAAAATGTTGGCTTGTACCCATTAAATTTTCATCTGTACTTAGGTAATAACCCATTTCTAACCACTTTCTGTATTCAATTTCCTCTAATTTATTAATCTCGTTTTCCTTACAACCCAGAATATTTTCAATACCTGCAAATATTATTTCTTTCAAACCAAAGCTTTTCATAAAAGCTCTTGCTTCTTTTGAGTCAATAAAATAAGCGGTTGTAAAACCTTCCCTGTCTTTATTTTCTCCATTGTTTAAATAGCCAAGTAATCCGCCAACTGATTCAATTGGAAATAAGTGCAATAAATTATCTTGTATTGGAGCATAGTTAGAAATAAATGATGTAATGATCATTCCATTTGGTTTTAATAATTTTAAAGCTCCTTCAACTGCTTTTCTCCTTTCGGATTCCTTGATTAAATGGTACAACGGTCCCATAAGAAGGATTACATCGTATTGTTGTTCAAATTTATCCAATTTCAATGCATTACCGTATATATAATTCTCTAAGATAATACCTCTTTCATACGATTTTCTTTTTGCAATTTCAATATTTCTATTCGATAAATCAAGCAAAGTAACCTTGTGCCCTTTCTCTGCCAAATACATCGCATACCTACCTGGACCACCACCAATATCAAAGATTTGCAAATTATCGCCTTTTATAAATTCATCTAGATACCGTTTAGTAATGTCAAATTCAATTTTATGACGTTCCAGCCTTTTCCACTCATCGTATTCTGTATCGTACCAATGTTCTATTTCGTTCATTTTTCTATCCCCCTAAAAATCCTCTAACTTTAACAGAATTATAACCCTCGAAGAATTGGAAATTGATCCTGAATATTATACTCCTTTTTTTGTTTTTATTTGTAAATAGTTGTTAGATATTTTTGAACTAAGGGGTGTTAGTTGAATAAGAAAACGGGCGACACTTTTTTAAAATATGCATCGCCCTTTAAAAGATATCAATTTGGACCAAACGTTTTTCCTATTGCGTACTTTGATTTAAAAGTCTTTAAAAAGTTTTCACTAAAATCATTATATTTGCTACTTAAGACTTTCAGATATTCAGAAAAGTCTTCTGGTAGTATATTAGGATTTTCCTTGATATACATAAATAATTTCTTACTCATTTCGTACATCTCAGTATATCCTTCCTGATTTTGTGCTTCTTGAATTCGTCTTTTAATTTCTTCCTTTTCATCTTCAGTAAGATTATCATTGAATGTGTTAACATTATTGACGATATTTTTACTTCGAATCTCGAATTGTTCTATTCCCTCTCGCGAAATCTGTTCGTATAGATGATTTAAAATCTCATTGATTTCATCTGGAAATTGAATGCTTTCAGTTTCGTCAAGCGTGTTTACGAATTTTTTCCAAACCTGTTCTTTCTCCTTGGTATCAATAGGTTCATCAAGGAACGCTCCATACATCACTGCAACTAATTTTCCAAATCCTGAAGGGAAAATTCTTTCTAATTCCTTTTTCATATAATCTTTTGTGGATTTGGCATTCAAATCTAAATAGTAATTTAGCCTATCTAAATTCTTGGTATTTGACGTAGAATTGTCATTCTCTAACAAAGACTTAATGACTTTTTCGGTTTCATTTAATACGTTAATCTTTTCTTTGATTTTTTCCAATTGCTCTACCATAACATTATTAAATGACATTGGTGTGTCAAAGATGTTTTTGATTTTCTGTAATGAAACATCAAGCAATCTCAATGCTTTAACTTGCTTTAACCTTTCTACTTCAGCCTCTGAGTAATTGCGATAAGAATTATCCTCTTCCTTAGTAGGATTGATTAACCCCATCTCTTCATAATAATAAATTGCCTTTCGTGTCAGTCCAGTTTCTCTCATTACATCACTAATTTTCATAATAAACACCTCCTATTCACACCATAATTTATAACCTTGGGGAAAGGTCAAGTAATTTCTAAAAATACTTTGGCTTTCTTCAACTAACCTGAACAGTTAGCACAACAAGTGATTGCCCTTATTGAACAATAGCCCCCTTTAGTTCAATAAGAAATTAATCTGGAACGTAAAATCCACCGATTCTTTTTTGATTTATTTAAAATAAATGAATAACCAATAGTTAAGTACAAGCATCTTTTTAGCTTCGGAATAAACTGAATATGATTTAGAGAGTAGGGGGTGAAAACATGAATAAACCATGGTTCAACCATTCTTGCATTAGTGAACAGGAAGTTCGTTTAAGAAATGCTATGCGTTTAGTTTGGGAACAACACGTGTACTGGACAAGAATGACAATCAATAGCATTGCCTTTGATTTACCTGATTTAGACGCTGTTACCGCACGTCTACTCCGAAACGCTACAGATATGGGCAATTTACTAAAGCCTTTCTATGGAAATAGAATAGCCGCAAAGTTCAGCAATTTAATAAGGGAACACCTGTTAATTGCTGCGGAACTTGTTAAAGCCGCAAAAGCAGGAAATCAAAATGCTGTAGCGGATGCAGAGAGAAGATGGTACGCAAATGGAGAAGAAATTGCCGAATTCCTAAGCAGAATAAATCCGTTTATATCAAGAGATGAATTCCAAGAAATGTTTTTCGAGCATCTGGCACTTACTACTAAGGAAGCATTATTTATACTCCAAAATAATTTTAAATCAAGTATTGCTGTGTTTGATAAAATTGAAGCAGAAGCTTTACAAATGGCGGACACAATAACGAATGCAATTGTGAAACAATTCCCCAGAAAGTTTCAAATATAAGAGTTACTGATTGCACCATAAAATTATTAATGGCACTAATTCAGTGCCTTTTTTATGTAGTTTGTGTGAATTTAAATTGAAATAAACTGCCACTTTAGTTTAAGAAGAAAAAAAGTCACCAAAATAGCAGATGGCTCTTCAACTATTGCACCCATTAGTCGAATAAAAAGTATTTTTTACAAGCACAAAATAGTCTGTTTTAATAGAGTGATGAGTTGTTCTCAGGTAATAAAACAGCAAGAATTAAGTAGATAAAAAAGGAAACGGGAGTAAAAATAAATATTAATCTTACAAGAAAAGGGGAAATACCAAAATGTTCAGCTAATCCT
The Neobacillus sp. PS3-40 genome window above contains:
- a CDS encoding IS110 family transposase yields the protein MNPVVGLDVAKGESQVQAFLDKSKPYGKSFSMRHTSEDLDHFIGFLKEIEEVTGQMPMVILESTGHYHSPVVQYMEEHGILYILLNPIISYQAKKSSLRKVKTDAIDAYQLCVLYYKEDFEPHRNRGIQLLNLRNLSSQQEIVTNMYVEAKLHFHTILDQVFPEYRKVFGDLYSKVSLLMLKEYPTSESILTAGESKLVGSVMEFCPSRSGQWAREKAKKIMDSASRNPFKKVVYESHLINLRMYIELLFHYQGHLSDLEDRIVTLANEVEEYKIIQSIPGIGEKIAATIISEIGEIDRFNHPKKLVAFAGVDPSVHSSGKFTATINRITKRGSSRLRHSLYLAVLCGIRSSRNKKLKEFYDKKKSEGKPAKVAIVACINKLLHWIYALLKRKEEFLDLG
- a CDS encoding DUF2785 domain-containing protein, which codes for MLKSELKAIDFDTVLKHDDLNNLIERMLDNIGSIDPELRDTLIFNTYGKLIVEDYLTDNQMEHIIEVCRKNLFLGIEERESDLVFTRSFSALVIGLILQKDRQRPFLPEEIVLKTIEGSIKYLNLEKDVRGYVEGKGWAHSIAHGADLLAEAVRHPSFNNGLFFECLEVIKLCLFKETTTKTPFVDDEEERLIFVLEALIGKGITQNELGNWILEVSDTLQDLKRKEGYSLNFFWKKSNVITFLRGLYFRLLHKGEYSELRKSITDILQQWHNQLYSPSE
- a CDS encoding IS1182 family transposase, producing the protein MFKNYIMNQLVLPLDLEVKLQNNDIAYHVHHLVESIPHEAFEPFLRNEGCPAYHPRMMLKIILCAYTQSVFSGRKIEALLKDSIRMMWLAQGHEPSYRTINRFRVQSEVKDLIRQCFVQFRCQLIEEKLIDQEAVFIDGTKIEANANKFTFVWKKSVEKYHQSLIEKSNQLYNELLENEIIPEIKCESDEQLSLEEIAQLVKKVDDVVTEYDKQIEVSTDVLERKALRSERKYPKQVRKQLIDFVLRKQKYQQDFEIFGTRNSYSKTDPDATFMRMKDDYMQNGQLKAGYNVQIATEGQYALAYSLFSNPTDTRTLIPFLDEIEQHYFELPKHIVADAGYGSEQNYNDILSNRKREALITYNMYLKEQKKKYKQNTFNPDNWQYNEETDTYTCPNQKLLKFQYYSIRNDRTDFQRKFKIYECEDCSGCPFRSSCTKAKEGNNRKLMVNEKWEQQKEYVREKLSEEKTSAIYRKRKIDVEPVFGFLKANLRFSRFSVRGKSKVENEMGLALMAVNLRKFTANN
- a CDS encoding Spo0E family sporulation regulatory protein-aspartic acid phosphatase, whose protein sequence is MSIQELEETIELLRQKLFGTASSKGFSDERTIIISQSLDLYITRYNKLMCSKCKAL
- a CDS encoding NUDIX hydrolase, encoding MAQDKIILVVSVSIFRDDEVLIIRENKPTAIDKWNFPSGHIEYGEDIHHSACRKVKEETGFDVKLNSTTGIYSFISSIKHQVILFHFTGEVTAGSLKSDG
- a CDS encoding helix-turn-helix transcriptional regulator, producing the protein MENKIKIARIQVNLTQQQLAEKIGVTRQTISLIEKGKYNPTLKLCLDICYTVNKTLDEIFWIEKESDEK
- a CDS encoding methyltransferase domain-containing protein, translated to MNEIEHWYDTEYDEWKRLERHKIEFDITKRYLDEFIKGDNLQIFDIGGGPGRYAMYLAEKGHKVTLLDLSNRNIEIAKRKSYERGIILENYIYGNALKLDKFEQQYDVILLMGPLYHLIKESERRKAVEGALKLLKPNGMIITSFISNYAPIQDNLLHLFPIESVGGLLGYLNNGENKDREGFTTAYFIDSKEARAFMKSFGLKEIIFAGIENILGCKENEINKLEEIEYRKWLEMGYYLSTDENLMGTSQHFLYIGRK
- a CDS encoding MerR family transcriptional regulator, encoding MKISDVMRETGLTRKAIYYYEEMGLINPTKEEDNSYRNYSEAEVERLKQVKALRLLDVSLQKIKNIFDTPMSFNNVMVEQLEKIKEKINVLNETEKVIKSLLENDNSTSNTKNLDRLNYYLDLNAKSTKDYMKKELERIFPSGFGKLVAVMYGAFLDEPIDTKEKEQVWKKFVNTLDETESIQFPDEINEILNHLYEQISREGIEQFEIRSKNIVNNVNTFNDNLTEDEKEEIKRRIQEAQNQEGYTEMYEMSKKLFMYIKENPNILPEDFSEYLKVLSSKYNDFSENFLKTFKSKYAIGKTFGPN
- a CDS encoding acetylglutamate kinase translates to MNKPWFNHSCISEQEVRLRNAMRLVWEQHVYWTRMTINSIAFDLPDLDAVTARLLRNATDMGNLLKPFYGNRIAAKFSNLIREHLLIAAELVKAAKAGNQNAVADAERRWYANGEEIAEFLSRINPFISRDEFQEMFFEHLALTTKEALFILQNNFKSSIAVFDKIEAEALQMADTITNAIVKQFPRKFQI
- a CDS encoding PspC domain-containing protein, with amino-acid sequence MNRLTKSSKEKALLGVCGGLAEHFGISPFLVRLIFIFTPVSFFIYLILAVLLPENNSSLY